A portion of the bacterium genome contains these proteins:
- the glmM gene encoding phosphoglucosamine mutase (catalyzes the conversion of glucosamine-6-phosphate to glucosamine-1-phosphate) codes for MANDKRKYFGTDGMRGVATVPPLDPESLVRLGQAIAQVFVANRGRHQI; via the coding sequence ATGGCGAATGATAAACGTAAGTATTTTGGTACGGATGGTATGCGTGGAGTGGCGACGGTACCCCCACTGGATCCTGAGTCCCTCGTTCGACTTGGTCAGGCGATTGCGCAGGTCTTTGTCGCGAATAGAGGACGACACCAAATTC